A genomic segment from Acidimicrobiales bacterium encodes:
- a CDS encoding exodeoxyribonuclease III — MRIATWNVNSLTVRMPRIEEWFAYAEPDVVCMQETKVADSAFPYLAFQSMGYEVAHNGTGRWNGVAIASRVGLDDVTLGFGKVDCPTFDSDDVEPRAVSATCGGVRVTSVYVPNGRGLADPHYEYKLAWLAALRDEIAATSSPSEPVVIGGDFNIAPEDKDCYDPKKFLTDTHTSPRERAALAEICGWGLVDAFRTQYDAERLYSWWDYRAGDFHQGRGLRIDLVLVSTPLADKVTFALIDRNARKGKQPSDHAPVIVDIDV, encoded by the coding sequence GTGCGCATCGCCACCTGGAACGTGAACTCGCTCACCGTGCGGATGCCCAGGATCGAGGAGTGGTTCGCCTACGCCGAGCCTGACGTCGTGTGCATGCAGGAGACCAAGGTGGCCGACAGCGCCTTTCCGTACTTGGCGTTTCAGTCGATGGGCTACGAGGTGGCGCACAACGGGACGGGCCGGTGGAACGGCGTCGCCATCGCGTCCCGCGTCGGCCTCGACGATGTGACCCTCGGCTTCGGCAAGGTCGACTGTCCGACCTTCGACAGTGACGACGTCGAACCGCGGGCCGTTAGTGCGACGTGCGGTGGCGTGCGGGTGACGTCGGTGTACGTGCCCAACGGCCGGGGCCTCGCCGACCCGCATTACGAGTACAAGCTGGCCTGGCTGGCGGCGTTGCGCGACGAGATCGCCGCCACCTCGTCGCCCAGCGAACCCGTCGTCATCGGTGGTGACTTCAACATCGCGCCCGAGGACAAGGACTGCTACGACCCGAAGAAGTTCCTGACCGACACGCATACGTCGCCGCGCGAGCGCGCCGCCCTGGCGGAGATCTGCGGCTGGGGCTTGGTCGACGCCTTTCGCACCCAGTACGACGCCGAGCGGCTGTACTCGTGGTGGGACTACCGGGCCGGCGACTTCCATCAAGGACGCGGCCTGCGCATCGACCTGGTGCTGGTGAGCACGCCGCTGGCCGACAAGGTGACCTTCGCCCTGATCGACCGCAACGCCCGCAAGGGCAAGCAGCCGTCGGACCACGCCCCCGTGATCGTGGACATCGATGTCTGA
- a CDS encoding M20/M25/M40 family metallo-hydrolase, translated as MPNSVTVTEVLQQLIRNACVNDGTPESGHESRSSDVLQSVVEGPGIDLETYEPTPGRKSLVARIEGTNPDAPTLMLMGHTDVVPATEGWERDPFGGELVDGEVWGRGAVDMLNLTASMAVATRNLADAGWRPEGTLIYFAVADEEALGTHGAGWMADHETDAVRADYVITEAGGFPMPTPNGTKLPVIVGEKGTYWCRLTVKGTPGHGSQPLRTDNALVTAAEVVRRLNEYKPETMIHDVWRQFVTGMFPPEFAELLVDPVELNKLVETLPVALARQAHACTHTTFAPTVIHGGHKTNVIPDRVELEVDIRTLPGQTGSDIRAMLDDVLGELSDRVSIDVMTDETSTASPFDTPLWDAMNRVGNALVPGGAECIPFLTVGATDARFFRRMGIPSYGFGLFSSNMSYEDYGAMFHGDNERVDVESLELSTQMWQVLSKDLLGG; from the coding sequence GTGCCGAACAGCGTCACCGTCACCGAAGTTCTCCAGCAGCTGATCCGCAACGCCTGCGTCAACGACGGCACGCCCGAGTCCGGCCACGAGTCCCGGTCGTCGGACGTTTTGCAGTCCGTCGTCGAGGGTCCGGGCATCGATCTCGAGACCTACGAGCCGACGCCGGGGCGCAAGTCGCTCGTCGCCCGCATCGAAGGGACGAATCCCGATGCGCCCACGCTGATGCTGATGGGCCACACCGACGTCGTGCCCGCCACCGAGGGCTGGGAGCGTGACCCGTTCGGCGGTGAGCTGGTCGACGGCGAAGTGTGGGGCCGCGGCGCCGTCGACATGCTCAACCTCACGGCGTCGATGGCCGTGGCCACCCGCAACCTGGCCGACGCGGGGTGGCGGCCCGAGGGCACGCTCATCTACTTCGCCGTCGCCGACGAAGAGGCCCTGGGCACGCACGGTGCCGGGTGGATGGCGGACCACGAGACCGACGCCGTGCGCGCCGACTACGTCATCACCGAGGCCGGCGGGTTCCCGATGCCCACGCCCAACGGGACCAAGCTGCCGGTGATCGTCGGCGAAAAGGGCACGTACTGGTGCCGCCTCACGGTCAAGGGGACGCCCGGCCACGGCAGCCAGCCGCTGCGGACCGACAACGCGCTCGTCACCGCGGCCGAGGTGGTGCGTCGCCTCAACGAGTACAAGCCCGAGACGATGATCCACGACGTGTGGCGCCAGTTCGTCACTGGCATGTTCCCGCCCGAATTCGCCGAGCTGCTCGTCGACCCCGTCGAACTCAACAAGCTGGTCGAGACGCTGCCGGTTGCCCTCGCCCGCCAAGCCCACGCCTGCACCCACACGACGTTCGCGCCGACGGTCATCCACGGCGGTCACAAGACCAACGTCATCCCCGACCGCGTCGAGCTCGAAGTCGACATCCGCACCCTGCCGGGCCAGACCGGCTCGGACATCCGCGCGATGCTCGACGACGTGCTCGGCGAGTTGTCCGATCGCGTGTCGATCGACGTGATGACCGACGAGACGTCGACGGCGTCGCCCTTCGACACGCCGCTGTGGGACGCGATGAACCGCGTCGGCAACGCCCTCGTGCCCGGCGGCGCCGAATGCATCCCGTTCCTGACGGTCGGCGCCACTGACGCTCGCTTCTTCCGCCGCATGGGCATCCCGAGTTACGGCTTCGGGTTGTTCTCGAGCAACATGTCCTACGAGGATTACGGCGCGATGTTCCACGGCGACAACGAGCGGGTCGACGTCGAGTCGCTCGAGTTGTCGACGCAGATGTGGCAGGTCCTGTCGAAGGATCTCCTCGGAGGGTGA
- a CDS encoding DNA-3-methyladenine glycosylase: MTGPAEVTKAERALTKLDPVLKRLIAEAGPCTLGTPTPGTTFVTLARAIVFQQLAGRAASVIHGRFVTAIGGKVTPQAVLSTPFEELRAAGLSGNKATSLIDLANAHLDGRINTRKIPSMTDDEIVEHLCMVRGIGRWTAEMFLMFHLGRLDVWPTGDLGVRNGYGKAWGLPTTPTAKDLEPLGDRFRPWRSVVAWYCWAAVEVTPPEGW, translated from the coding sequence GTGACCGGGCCCGCCGAAGTCACCAAGGCCGAGCGGGCCCTCACCAAGCTCGACCCCGTCCTCAAGCGCCTCATCGCCGAGGCGGGGCCGTGCACGCTCGGCACCCCGACGCCGGGCACCACGTTCGTCACGCTGGCACGCGCCATCGTGTTCCAGCAGCTCGCCGGGCGCGCCGCGTCGGTGATCCACGGCCGCTTCGTCACCGCCATCGGCGGCAAGGTGACTCCCCAAGCCGTGCTGTCCACGCCCTTCGAGGAGCTGCGCGCCGCCGGCCTGTCGGGTAACAAGGCCACGTCGCTGATCGACTTGGCCAACGCCCACCTCGACGGGCGCATCAACACCCGCAAGATCCCGTCGATGACCGACGACGAGATCGTTGAGCACCTCTGCATGGTGCGTGGTATCGGTCGGTGGACTGCCGAGATGTTCCTCATGTTCCACCTCGGCCGCCTCGACGTGTGGCCCACGGGCGACCTCGGCGTCCGCAACGGTTACGGCAAGGCGTGGGGCCTGCCGACGACGCCGACGGCGAAGGACCTCGAACCCCTCGGCGACCGTTTCCGGCCCTGGCGCTCGGTCGTCGCCTGGTATTGCTGGGCGGCGGTGGAAGTGACCCCGCCCGAGGGCTGGTAG
- a CDS encoding S1 RNA-binding domain-containing protein has protein sequence MPQKPHHVIVDGSNIATEGRSMPSLAQLDEAVRAFMAEFPDAQITVVVDATFGHRIPPEEVPAFDEAVANAEIVSPPAGAFGRGDAFLLRIAEKVDADVLSNDSFQEFHGEHEWLFDRGRLIGGKPVPGIGWIFTARSPVRGPKSREAVRRARSAVVSEAIKTATDEATSSRSRRGGRRRPSPKGPAVPQVGDARLAPLSAEELAEEEEKRRRRRGQVPSDPVNEPMVFLGFVASHRPGSTVDGTVEEFTSHGAFVRVGEARCYLPLSAMGDPPPRAARDVVAKGETRAFVVQAFDPPRRGIELAIPEFAKVSGAPSEETVEQEINRTKKPASKKEAAPKKAPVRKTAAKAAAKPEAPELVLDAPAETEPAAPVKKRAAKKAAAATEAPSAEAPKKTATKKAAAPKKAAAKKAAAPKTEAAKKAAAKKTAAPKKAAVKKTAARKTTAKKAAAAPTEE, from the coding sequence ATGCCGCAGAAGCCCCACCATGTGATCGTTGACGGCTCGAACATCGCCACCGAAGGGCGGTCGATGCCGAGCCTCGCCCAACTCGACGAAGCGGTGCGCGCCTTCATGGCCGAGTTCCCCGACGCGCAGATCACCGTCGTCGTCGACGCCACCTTCGGTCACCGCATCCCGCCCGAAGAGGTCCCGGCGTTCGACGAGGCCGTCGCCAACGCCGAGATCGTCTCGCCACCCGCCGGTGCGTTCGGCCGCGGCGACGCCTTCCTGCTGCGTATCGCCGAGAAGGTCGACGCCGACGTGCTGTCGAACGACTCGTTCCAGGAGTTCCATGGCGAGCACGAGTGGCTCTTCGACCGCGGCCGCCTGATCGGGGGCAAGCCCGTCCCCGGCATCGGCTGGATCTTCACGGCCCGTTCGCCCGTGCGGGGTCCGAAAAGTCGCGAGGCGGTGCGCCGCGCCCGCAGCGCGGTCGTCAGCGAAGCCATCAAGACCGCCACCGACGAAGCCACGTCGTCGCGCAGCCGCCGTGGCGGCCGGCGCCGGCCGTCGCCCAAGGGTCCGGCCGTCCCGCAGGTCGGCGACGCCCGACTGGCGCCGTTGAGCGCCGAGGAACTCGCCGAAGAAGAAGAGAAGCGGCGCCGCCGGCGCGGCCAGGTGCCGTCGGATCCGGTCAACGAGCCGATGGTCTTCCTCGGCTTCGTGGCGTCGCACCGGCCGGGTTCGACCGTCGACGGCACCGTCGAGGAGTTCACCAGTCATGGCGCGTTCGTGCGCGTCGGCGAAGCGCGCTGCTACCTGCCGCTCTCCGCGATGGGCGACCCGCCGCCGCGCGCCGCGCGCGACGTCGTGGCCAAGGGCGAGACGCGGGCGTTCGTGGTGCAGGCCTTCGACCCGCCCCGCCGCGGCATCGAACTCGCCATTCCTGAGTTCGCCAAGGTGTCGGGGGCGCCGTCGGAGGAGACCGTCGAGCAGGAGATCAACCGCACCAAGAAGCCGGCGAGCAAGAAGGAGGCCGCGCCGAAGAAGGCGCCGGTGCGCAAGACGGCGGCGAAGGCGGCGGCCAAGCCTGAGGCGCCGGAACTTGTGCTCGACGCGCCGGCCGAGACCGAGCCCGCGGCGCCAGTCAAGAAGCGCGCCGCCAAGAAGGCGGCGGCGGCGACGGAGGCCCCGAGCGCCGAGGCTCCCAAGAAGACCGCGACGAAGAAGGCCGCGGCGCCCAAGAAGGCGGCGGCCAAGAAGGCGGCGGCACCCAAGACGGAGGCCGCCAAGAAGGCGGCAGCCAAGAAGACGGCGGCACCGAAGAAAGCAGCGGTCAAGAAGACCGCCGCCAGGAAGACGACGGCCAAGAAGGCCGCCGCCGCGCCGACCGAAGAGTGA
- a CDS encoding multifunctional oxoglutarate decarboxylase/oxoglutarate dehydrogenase thiamine pyrophosphate-binding subunit/dihydrolipoyllysine-residue succinyltransferase subunit, which translates to MADVGPNEWLVEEMFDQYKADPNSVPESWREFFADYRPNAAPVTNGSSPAPVAPAPPAAAPTGPAQPPKPVVDSTSSESEEPEGVPLRGAAARIVVNMEQSLGVPTATSVRQVPAKLLEVNRKILNNHLSRTRGGKVSFTHFIGYAIVRAANKVPVMNSSFVDGNPARVVTHKNLGLGLAVDQTKSDGSHTLLVPVIKNANHLDFHGFWSAYEELIRKVRTGKITPDDFAGATMSLTNPGTIGTVSSVPRLMPGQGAIVGVGSLDYPAEYQAADPSTLAKLGVSKVMTLTSTYDHRIIQGAESGEFLQWVHKFLLGEEAFYDDIFRSMGVPYEPVRWRRDATGDSLDEERSRYAKQVHVHTLINMYRVRGHLIADLDPLAAKDPHMHPELDPATYGLTLWDLDREFYADGLAGRDVMTLGDILGLLRDAYCRTVGVEYMHIQEPDQKRWIQEHVEGVSTQLTTDEQQWIMSRLNAAEAFEKFLHTKYIGQKRFGLEGGESAIPLIETVIDEAAAAGVGEAVLGMAHRGRLNVLTNVIGKSYRELFREFEGDLDPDTVQGSGDVKYHKGAVGTFTGRHDLPIAVTLASNPSHLEAVDPVVEGMARAKQDLFPNWDDTKRGATVMSLLIHGDAAFAGQGVVAETLNLSMLPGYRTGGTVHLVINNQVGFTTSPESARSSVYATDVAKMVQAPIFHVNGDDPEACVRVAKLAFAFRQAFEKDVVIDMVCYRRFGHNEGDEPSYTQPQMYERIEQKRSVRKLYTEALVKRGDLTMEDAERMLDDFSARLQAALEETRESKRPMPTSLPAPPPTVVALSPLTGVARDVLDRVAQAVHEFPPNFTVHPKLQKQLEARAKLYAEGHVDWALGEQMAFGSLLIEGTDVRIAGQDTRRGTFSHRHAVLVDYHTGVEHVPLWDLGPDQGRFFIYDSLLSEYAALGFEYGYSVVQKDALVAWEAQFGDFANGAQIIIDQFLVAAEDKWQQTSGLVLLLPHGYEGQGPEHSSARLERFLGACAEDNITVASPTTAAQYFHILRRQVRGDRRKPLVIMSPKWLLRRKEAYSPIEDLVEGRFHEVLDDASITDPDSVRRVVFAGGKVAVQVTEERDKRSAPVAIVRVEQLYPWPEEQIAAILDKYAHIQDVVWLQEEPRNMGAFTYLRGKLARVVGDEFPIIEVTRVESGSPAAGSAASHAIEQADLYDRALTV; encoded by the coding sequence ATGGCTGACGTTGGACCGAACGAATGGCTGGTCGAGGAGATGTTCGACCAGTACAAGGCCGACCCGAACTCCGTGCCCGAAAGCTGGCGCGAGTTCTTCGCTGACTACCGGCCGAACGCAGCACCGGTAACGAACGGTTCTTCGCCGGCGCCTGTGGCGCCGGCACCGCCCGCCGCGGCGCCAACTGGTCCTGCCCAGCCCCCGAAACCGGTCGTGGACAGCACCAGTTCGGAGAGCGAGGAACCCGAAGGGGTCCCCTTGCGGGGGGCGGCGGCGCGCATCGTCGTCAACATGGAGCAGAGCCTCGGCGTGCCGACGGCGACCTCGGTGCGCCAGGTCCCGGCCAAGCTGCTCGAGGTCAACCGCAAGATCCTGAACAACCACCTGAGCCGCACCCGCGGCGGCAAGGTGAGCTTCACCCACTTCATCGGCTACGCCATCGTGCGCGCCGCCAACAAGGTGCCGGTGATGAACTCATCGTTCGTCGACGGCAACCCGGCGCGCGTGGTCACGCACAAGAACCTGGGCCTTGGCCTCGCCGTCGACCAGACGAAGTCCGACGGCTCCCACACGTTGCTGGTGCCCGTCATCAAGAACGCCAACCACCTCGACTTCCACGGCTTCTGGTCCGCCTACGAAGAGCTGATCCGCAAAGTGCGCACCGGCAAGATCACCCCGGACGACTTCGCCGGCGCCACCATGAGCCTCACCAACCCCGGCACCATCGGCACCGTGAGTTCGGTGCCGCGGCTCATGCCAGGCCAGGGAGCGATCGTCGGCGTCGGTTCGCTCGACTATCCGGCCGAGTACCAGGCGGCCGATCCCTCGACGCTGGCCAAGCTCGGCGTGAGCAAGGTCATGACCCTCACGTCGACCTATGACCACCGCATCATCCAGGGCGCCGAGTCGGGCGAGTTCCTCCAGTGGGTGCACAAGTTCCTCCTCGGCGAGGAAGCTTTCTACGACGACATCTTCCGCTCGATGGGGGTGCCCTACGAGCCGGTGCGGTGGCGGCGCGACGCCACGGGCGACAGCCTCGACGAGGAACGGTCGCGCTACGCCAAGCAGGTCCACGTCCACACGCTGATCAACATGTACCGGGTGCGCGGCCACCTCATCGCCGACCTCGACCCGCTGGCGGCCAAGGACCCGCACATGCACCCCGAGCTCGACCCCGCCACTTACGGGCTCACGCTGTGGGACCTTGACCGCGAGTTCTACGCCGACGGGCTCGCCGGGCGCGACGTGATGACGTTGGGCGACATCCTCGGGTTGCTGCGCGACGCGTACTGCCGCACCGTGGGCGTCGAGTACATGCACATCCAGGAGCCGGATCAGAAGCGCTGGATCCAGGAGCACGTCGAGGGCGTCTCGACGCAGCTCACGACCGACGAGCAGCAGTGGATCATGTCTCGGCTCAACGCGGCGGAGGCCTTCGAGAAGTTCCTCCACACCAAGTACATCGGCCAGAAGCGTTTCGGCCTCGAAGGCGGCGAGTCCGCCATCCCGCTCATCGAGACGGTGATCGACGAAGCGGCGGCCGCCGGGGTCGGTGAAGCCGTGCTCGGCATGGCTCATAGAGGTCGCCTCAACGTGCTGACCAACGTCATCGGCAAGAGCTACCGCGAGCTGTTCCGCGAATTCGAAGGCGACCTCGATCCCGACACCGTCCAGGGTTCGGGCGACGTGAAGTACCACAAGGGCGCAGTGGGCACCTTCACCGGTCGCCACGACCTGCCGATCGCCGTCACGCTGGCGTCGAACCCGTCGCACCTCGAAGCCGTCGACCCCGTCGTCGAAGGCATGGCGCGGGCCAAGCAGGACCTGTTCCCCAACTGGGACGACACCAAGCGCGGCGCCACCGTCATGAGCCTGTTGATCCACGGCGACGCGGCGTTCGCCGGCCAGGGCGTCGTCGCCGAGACGCTCAACCTGTCGATGCTGCCGGGCTACCGCACCGGGGGCACGGTGCACCTCGTCATCAACAACCAGGTTGGTTTCACGACGTCGCCCGAGTCGGCGCGCTCGTCGGTGTACGCCACCGACGTCGCCAAGATGGTGCAGGCGCCGATCTTCCACGTGAACGGCGACGACCCTGAGGCGTGCGTGCGCGTCGCCAAGCTGGCGTTCGCGTTCCGGCAGGCGTTCGAGAAGGACGTCGTGATCGACATGGTGTGTTACCGCCGCTTCGGTCACAACGAAGGCGACGAGCCGAGCTACACGCAGCCGCAGATGTACGAGCGCATCGAGCAGAAGCGGTCGGTCCGCAAGCTGTACACCGAAGCCCTCGTCAAGCGCGGCGACCTCACGATGGAAGACGCCGAGCGCATGCTCGACGACTTCTCGGCGCGTCTGCAAGCGGCGCTCGAAGAGACGCGGGAGTCGAAGCGGCCGATGCCGACGAGCCTGCCGGCGCCGCCGCCGACCGTCGTGGCGCTCTCACCGTTGACGGGCGTCGCCCGGGACGTGCTCGACCGCGTGGCCCAGGCGGTGCACGAGTTCCCGCCGAACTTCACCGTGCACCCCAAGCTGCAGAAGCAGCTCGAAGCCCGCGCCAAGCTCTACGCCGAGGGTCACGTCGACTGGGCACTCGGTGAACAGATGGCGTTCGGTTCGCTGCTCATCGAAGGCACCGACGTGCGCATCGCCGGTCAGGACACGCGGCGCGGCACGTTCAGTCATCGCCACGCCGTGCTCGTCGACTACCACACGGGTGTCGAGCACGTGCCGCTGTGGGATCTCGGTCCCGACCAGGGCCGCTTCTTCATCTACGACTCGCTGCTGTCGGAGTACGCGGCGCTCGGCTTCGAGTACGGCTACTCCGTCGTGCAGAAGGACGCGCTGGTCGCCTGGGAGGCGCAGTTCGGCGACTTCGCCAACGGCGCCCAGATCATCATCGACCAGTTCCTCGTGGCGGCCGAGGACAAGTGGCAGCAGACGTCGGGTCTGGTGCTGCTGCTGCCGCACGGCTACGAAGGCCAGGGCCCGGAGCACTCGAGTGCGCGCCTCGAACGATTCCTCGGCGCGTGCGCGGAGGACAACATCACCGTGGCGTCACCCACCACCGCGGCGCAGTACTTCCACATCCTGCGTCGCCAGGTGCGCGGCGACCGGCGCAAGCCGCTGGTGATCATGAGCCCGAAGTGGCTGTTGCGACGCAAGGAGGCGTACTCGCCGATCGAGGATCTCGTCGAGGGTCGCTTCCACGAAGTGCTCGACGACGCGTCCATCACCGATCCCGACAGCGTGCGCCGCGTGGTGTTTGCCGGCGGCAAGGTCGCCGTACAGGTCACCGAGGAGCGCGACAAGCGCAGTGCGCCCGTGGCGATCGTCCGGGTGGAGCAGCTCTACCCGTGGCCCGAGGAACAGATCGCGGCGATTCTCGACAAGTACGCTCACATCCAGGACGTCGTATGGCTCCAGGAAGAGCCGCGCAACATGGGCGCGTTCACGTACCTGCGGGGCAAGCTCGCGCGCGTCGTCGGTGACGAGTTCCCCATCATCGAGGTGACCCGCGTCGAGTCGGGTTCGCCCGCTGCGGGCTCCGCCGCCAGCCACGCCATCGAGCAAGCCGACCTGTACGACCGGGCGCTCACCGTCTAA
- a CDS encoding PaaI family thioesterase yields MSDHDTDRANRINAVTQAPVATEQRVAAREMTDELRRLMESVVATQADAEAMRAATAQLREIADVIGAYPRGRVYDFSESSVAGDPGAFFDNSPVAGLANPLAPPLRMRAEDDRIIGEVRWGSAYEGAPGCVHGGYVLAAFDEVLGLAQDLGGQPGMTGTLTTKFRRPTPLHTDLRFVARIDRIEGRKTFTVGELYDPDDNLLAEADAVFITVNMGKLKKLADEREKQRPR; encoded by the coding sequence ATGTCTGACCACGACACCGATCGGGCCAACCGCATCAACGCGGTCACGCAGGCGCCCGTCGCCACCGAGCAGCGCGTCGCCGCCCGTGAGATGACCGACGAGCTGCGGCGGTTGATGGAAAGCGTCGTCGCCACCCAGGCCGACGCGGAGGCGATGCGCGCTGCGACGGCACAGCTGCGGGAGATCGCGGATGTCATCGGCGCCTACCCGCGTGGTCGCGTTTACGACTTCAGCGAATCGTCCGTCGCCGGTGACCCCGGCGCGTTCTTCGACAACAGCCCGGTGGCCGGGCTCGCCAACCCGCTGGCGCCGCCGCTGCGCATGCGCGCCGAAGATGACCGGATCATCGGGGAAGTGCGCTGGGGCAGCGCGTACGAGGGCGCGCCCGGGTGCGTCCACGGCGGCTATGTGCTCGCGGCGTTCGACGAAGTGCTCGGCCTCGCCCAGGACCTCGGCGGCCAGCCCGGCATGACGGGCACGCTGACGACGAAGTTCCGCCGACCCACGCCCCTGCACACCGACCTGCGGTTCGTGGCGCGCATCGATCGCATCGAGGGCCGCAAGACCTTCACTGTCGGCGAGCTCTACGACCCCGACGACAACCTGCTCGCCGAAGCCGACGCCGTGTTCATCACCGTCAACATGGGCAAGCTGAAGAAACTCGCCGACGAACGCGAGAAGCAGCGCCCCCGCTGA
- a CDS encoding HAD-IA family hydrolase, with product MSVFKAVLWDFGGVISTSPFESFNRYEEANGLPRDFIRTLNATNPDTNAWAHFERNEYTIEQFARAFEAEAAALGYRLDALAVLQALRGEMRPEVFAMIDAINDAGLMNAGVTNNFAPMEPSEWHDKFTVIVESSRVGVRKPDPRFYSLACDALGVTPVECVYLDDLGINLKPAKAMGMTTIKFIDPGDALAELKGHLGL from the coding sequence GTGAGCGTGTTCAAGGCAGTGCTGTGGGACTTCGGCGGGGTGATCTCCACGAGCCCGTTCGAGTCGTTCAATCGCTACGAGGAAGCGAACGGCTTGCCGCGTGACTTCATCCGCACGCTCAACGCCACCAACCCGGATACCAATGCGTGGGCGCACTTCGAGCGCAACGAGTACACGATCGAACAGTTCGCCCGCGCCTTCGAAGCCGAAGCCGCCGCGCTGGGCTACCGCCTCGACGCCCTCGCCGTCCTCCAGGCGTTGCGCGGTGAGATGCGTCCCGAGGTCTTCGCCATGATCGACGCCATCAACGACGCCGGGCTCATGAACGCCGGCGTGACGAACAACTTCGCGCCGATGGAGCCCAGCGAGTGGCACGACAAGTTCACGGTCATCGTCGAGTCGAGCCGCGTCGGCGTCCGCAAACCTGATCCGCGCTTCTATTCGCTGGCGTGCGACGCCCTCGGTGTCACGCCGGTCGAGTGCGTCTACCTCGACGACCTCGGTATCAACCTCAAGCCGGCCAAGGCGATGGGCATGACGACGATCAAGTTCATCGACCCGGGCGACGCGCTCGCCGAGTTGAAGGGCCACCTCGGGCTGTGA
- a CDS encoding DUF2505 family protein, whose amino-acid sequence MRFFIEQRFAAPLTAVEAAYCSPELLATLATLPKVGGADLLDQRTEGDRVQQRVRYHFTGDLNSAVTAVVDPHLLSWVEVSELDRATHVTTWHIVPDHYASRLSCSGTFALSAQGDTTIRRTEAEIKVHFPLVGGRVERAIVSGLQEHAAAEQVAVQSYLTHFDH is encoded by the coding sequence GTGCGCTTCTTCATCGAGCAGCGGTTCGCCGCTCCCCTCACCGCCGTGGAAGCCGCCTATTGCTCGCCCGAGCTCCTGGCGACGCTGGCGACGCTGCCCAAGGTCGGCGGCGCCGACCTGCTCGACCAGCGCACCGAGGGCGATCGGGTTCAGCAGCGGGTTCGGTACCACTTCACCGGGGACCTCAATTCCGCCGTCACCGCCGTGGTCGACCCGCACTTGCTGTCCTGGGTCGAAGTATCCGAACTCGACCGCGCCACCCACGTCACCACCTGGCACATCGTCCCGGACCACTACGCCAGCCGCCTCAGCTGTTCGGGCACGTTCGCCCTGAGCGCCCAGGGCGACACCACCATCCGGCGCACGGAGGCGGAGATCAAAGTGCACTTTCCCCTGGTCGGAGGCCGTGTCGAGCGGGCGATCGTGTCGGGCCTCCAAGAGCACGCCGCGGCCGAACAGGTCGCGGTTCAGTCGTATCTGACCCACTTTGACCATTGA